From the Candidatus Zixiibacteriota bacterium genome, the window GGTGGTCACTCAGATAATAGTGCAGCTTGCCGGAGGCGTCACGCATGGCAATCCGAGTCCCGCCGGCATAGATAAACCTGCGGGCAGCGCCGGAAGGAGCCGGCGACGTCTGTTCCGCAAGAACCTTACCCTGGCCGAGGACATAGTAGGTGAAGGTTCGTGCCGTGTCGGTGCACCAAAGCGAGGTGGAATCGCCTTCGCCCGGGCCGCGTGAACGCTCCTCGCCTGATCGCTCGCCACTACACTCACGGCGGAAGTGATAGAAGTACTCCTTGTAGATCCGCTCACCGCCGGCACTATAGCCGTACCAGACCGTGTCGACTCCCCAGCTACCGCTAATCTCGGTCTTCACGAGTCGGTTCAGGATATCAAAGTAGAATCGCGCCTTCTTCCCCGAGTGGCGGATGACGTTGCCGTTGTGGTCATAGGTGAGTGTATCGTCGACCAGCCAGTGCTGGCGATCGGCGACGGTGAGTTTATTGGTGCCCGCGGCGTAGCGATAGTCCTTGGCGATTGTGCCCTCGGTCGTGAACTTCGAGGCGAAAGTGATGTTGCCGTTGCCGTCGTAGTTGAACGACTCGAACTCGAAGGCTTCAATTAGAGACTCGCGCAGGCGATCGCTCTTGTCGTAGCGGTGAGCAAATCGTTTCTCATCACCGGCGATCGAGAGTTTCTGGCAGAAGACATTGCCGTTGTACTGCGCCGGCCACGGCATCTGGGAGTACGGATGATCATAATAGTAGAGCCGCTGGCCGAACAAGTCATCGGGAGCAGCCCCCCCCGAGACTCCGTCATTGATCGACTGCAACCATCCGCGCTCGTTATAGGCGTAATCCAGGTGCTGGATGGCGCCACCGATTTCCATGCTCTCAAGTTCGTCGCGTCGCGTGTGGGTCAGGCGGGCATAGCGATCCACTTCGCCTGGCTCGGCACCGCCAACCTTGGTGAGTCGACCGCGTTCATCGTAGTCGTATCGTACGATCGAACCGTCCGCATAGGTGATGGAGCGAAGCTGGTCCGCCCAATCATAGGTGTAGCGCACGACCATGCTGTCGCCGTGACACGAATAGACCCAACCGGTACCAGTTACATAAGTCGAATCCAGTACGGCCTGGAAGTAGTTGACCTGCCGTTTGACTCGGCCGCGGCCGTCGTAGTGATAGCGCTCGGCGTAGTTGCTGCGAGAACTGAGATCAGACGTGAAAACAAGCGACAGTCGCCCAACAGACAACTCGGACGCTAGCTGATCATAGAAGTAGCGCGATACCGGTGTCTTAGACGACTGTGAGCCCTGACTCGCCTCGAGACCACTCGCCGTGATCCGATCAAGCGCGTCGTAATCGTAGTAGATTTTCTCGGTGTACGAACTCGAGCCGGCGCGCAGCGTCGCATCCTGTTTCCGGATCAGGTTGCCGTTTTTGTCATACTCGTAAGTGATGCGACCGTAATTGCCGGTTCCGGAACTGTCGAGCAGGTCGGCCGCCTCTTCTTCAATCAGCTGCCCGAATGAATTGTACTTGTAGCGGACTTCATCGCCGTTCGGTTTGATGACCCGCGTCAAATTCCCCAAATCATCGTAGTCGAAGTAGGTTACGATCGCATTGGTGCTGTCATAGCTTTGGCGCAAGCGCAGCTTGCCCCGGACATCGGTGACTTCGCGGACAACATGCCCGTTCTCGTCGAGGCACTCCTTGATAAAGACTATGTCTTCGGGAAAGCTGAACAGCGTTGTCAGGCCGACGGTCGCTGCATTGGATACCGAATACTTGACCGAATCGGAAGAATGCGCGGGATCGGGGAAGTGAGTGCTGACCGGACGGTCGAGGAAATCGTAGGCCGATGTGGTGATATGCCCCAACTGATCCCGCACCGCGCAGACGCGACCGGCGTAGTCATGTTCCGTGACGACACTGTCGCTTGATCCGTCGGCGCCGAGACTCTCGGACAGGGTCGCGCGTGACAGGCCGTCGAACCAGGCTTTGGTGCGCTGTTCTGGTTCATCTCTTGCGACACGCATCGATTGCTGGACGTTGACCGGATCGACCGCATGTTCATCATCATAAGCGAGTTTCATTGACCATGCCGTGTCATTCGAGAATTCGGCAGGGACATATCCACCGGGAAGTGTAATTGCTGTTGCTCGACCAAGATTGTCGTACGCAATTTCGGATTGATAGCCGTTCGGCTCGACCGTCCAAAGCAACCTTCCTTGATCGTCGACCTTTTGGTAAACGCAGAGACTTGTCCCATTGGCACGCCGCTCCGACTTGAACCAAAATGGACCGGCGTCGACAAAGGTCTCCGGGACCGAGATAGTGTCCAGAGTACCGTCGTCGGCCAGTCGGTATCGTGTAACGGTCTCGGTCGAGGATGGAAAGACGAAGAACGTCGTGTCCTGGTTCGGGTTCACGATCCACTTGGTCCCGCC encodes:
- a CDS encoding RHS repeat protein; the encoded protein is MNSRTSLLIVLVTLVLGWSERAWPDDDDNRLQNIADAAGQFNERGYLKSNSFSLSGNEVIGDFAGNLIYTQRLLYLPVSENGLHCDLKLAYNGNVGHTAFGARQGLNGIMQTPINLPEWILSVNGIGVQTFNFENELVTWRNDTSSTADASYTDDIAAHVEGYHKCYRVRKAANGATNGVISILLEDGSIKELYSMDIGIEGPAFMIGGEYSTCSKDDPDRGYLWSSSDSLHGFFTLFRSDGTQVLFQIFQPIYKTDLDCDASFPKGRADYPRILLPVEFRDQMGHAVELHYSFMHAGMTVLGRPFLDSIGEVALDWDDWNPGTTGGFAVVYRGVTYYRLYYADGVHSPHSSGRGVSWIPTSRANRGLVWWIRDSENRSTEFSYRTYQRTFANLNFADVLRHFNVCNASGKDAGASYQMRPWRLWAIHYPDGGHKKFSYIHDEATAWGNDHIYTPTDTITVSYDHTDDCLNGLTPLFPCRKSSFFDQIGRDPFFLNMVVAAREFLTNGQLVNTDSLDYTWNGGADDDYCIVTGDIFTTERWFSQDTLWTDYRTEYQQLKHRRLEYHYFPENGLFSKNSRDRGWSLKMTKSVDNDWGRALEPIITKRYAWDIDCSGNVCTGTFQLDTLRTSHSEEHFTETYEYEWLGDPGDVTVNNIIRKTVTDPWGIRSETYFSPDYMNLTNPATAYYNGSIVDSVRTVRDLDDRLLTKAATQYYGPNAELGYNGQVFRAVNYLIDDSGVIVDSTVTAYAYLKGGSSSSQFQGGTKWIVNPNQDTTFFVFPSSTETVTRYRLADDGTLDTISVPETFVDAGPFWFKSERRANGTSLCVYQKVDDQGRLLWTVEPNGYQSEIAYDNLGRATAITLPGGYVPAEFSNDTAWSMKLAYDDEHAVDPVNVQQSMRVARDEPEQRTKAWFDGLSRATLSESLGADGSSDSVVTEHDYAGRVCAVRDQLGHITTSAYDFLDRPVSTHFPDPAHSSDSVKYSVSNAATVGLTTLFSFPEDIVFIKECLDENGHVVREVTDVRGKLRLRQSYDSTNAIVTYFDYDDLGNLTRVIKPNGDEVRYKYNSFGQLIEEEAADLLDSSGTGNYGRITYEYDKNGNLIRKQDATLRAGSSSYTEKIYYDYDALDRITASGLEASQGSQSSKTPVSRYFYDQLASELSVGRLSLVFTSDLSSRSNYAERYHYDGRGRVKRQVNYFQAVLDSTYVTGTGWVYSCHGDSMVVRYTYDWADQLRSITYADGSIVRYDYDERGRLTKVGGAEPGEVDRYARLTHTRRDELESMEIGGAIQHLDYAYNERGWLQSINDGVSGGAAPDDLFGQRLYYYDHPYSQMPWPAQYNGNVFCQKLSIAGDEKRFAHRYDKSDRLRESLIEAFEFESFNYDGNGNITFASKFTTEGTIAKDYRYAAGTNKLTVADRQHWLVDDTLTYDHNGNVIRHSGKKARFYFDILNRLVKTEISGSWGVDTVWYGYSAGGERIYKEYFYHFRRECSGERSGEERSRGPGEGDSTSLWCTDTARTFTYYVLGQGKVLAEQTSPAPSGAARRFIYAGGTRIAMRDASGKLHYYLSDH